A single Thermosipho affectus DNA region contains:
- a CDS encoding glycoside hydrolase family 57 protein: MPKGNIVLVLHAHLPFIHHPDHDFFLEENWLFEAITETYIPLLRMFRRLEKDNIKFNITMSITPPLMEMLANKDLQEKYIKRMNKLIELAEKEVERTKDEHPKKHKMAKFYLNDFKEILYIFKDVYNGNILNGFKEFLEKDRLDIITCNATHGFLPFMEQYPQAIRAQLEQSIKTYERHLGKRPRGIWLAESAYFSGLDKYLAEYGIEYFFVDSHGFWYADERPKYGVYRPVITPNNVFVFARDPESSEQVWSAEIGYPGDGRYREFYRDIGFDREFEYIKSYIDPSGVRTNTGIKYHKITSKDIQLNQKDFYDIDEAKDAAKGHALDFLRKKEYQSSKLLNLFNGLEPIIVAPFDAELFGHWWFEGPIFLEEFMRYSSKSKTIRTLKAKDVVDMIEKIQIVTPATSTWGANGYNEVWLNGTNDWIYPHLHEAIEKMTEAANLYPNPEKNSRKINLALNQMARELMLAQSSDWAFIMTTRTSVEYAVNRTKTHLKRFLDLYNMVISGKIDMRRLSHYSWLDDIFPDIDYTMYLKV; the protein is encoded by the coding sequence AGGATAATATAAAATTTAATATTACAATGTCCATAACCCCACCTTTAATGGAAATGCTTGCCAATAAAGATTTACAAGAAAAGTACATAAAGAGAATGAACAAATTAATAGAACTTGCAGAAAAAGAAGTGGAAAGAACAAAAGACGAACACCCAAAAAAACACAAGATGGCAAAATTTTACTTAAATGATTTTAAGGAAATTCTTTACATATTTAAAGACGTATATAATGGTAACATTTTAAACGGTTTTAAAGAATTTTTAGAAAAAGATAGATTAGATATTATTACCTGTAATGCTACCCATGGTTTTTTACCATTTATGGAACAATATCCACAAGCTATAAGGGCCCAATTGGAACAATCTATAAAAACATATGAGAGACATCTTGGAAAACGTCCCAGGGGAATTTGGCTTGCCGAATCTGCGTACTTTTCAGGACTTGATAAATACCTTGCAGAATACGGCATAGAATATTTCTTTGTAGATTCTCATGGTTTTTGGTATGCCGATGAAAGACCAAAATATGGAGTGTATAGACCAGTAATTACTCCAAATAACGTATTTGTATTTGCAAGAGATCCAGAAAGCAGTGAACAAGTTTGGAGTGCAGAAATAGGTTATCCAGGAGATGGAAGATATAGGGAATTTTACAGAGATATAGGTTTTGATAGAGAGTTTGAATATATAAAATCATACATTGATCCAAGTGGTGTAAGAACAAATACTGGAATCAAATATCACAAAATAACAAGCAAAGATATTCAATTAAACCAAAAAGACTTTTACGATATTGATGAAGCAAAAGATGCGGCAAAAGGACACGCACTTGATTTTCTAAGAAAAAAAGAGTATCAATCTTCCAAACTTTTAAATTTGTTTAATGGTTTAGAACCTATAATAGTCGCACCATTTGATGCGGAACTATTTGGGCACTGGTGGTTTGAGGGTCCCATCTTTCTTGAAGAATTTATGAGATACTCATCTAAAAGTAAAACCATTAGGACACTAAAAGCAAAAGATGTTGTAGATATGATAGAAAAGATACAGATTGTTACACCAGCTACATCAACTTGGGGTGCTAATGGATATAACGAAGTATGGTTAAATGGAACAAATGATTGGATTTATCCCCATTTACACGAAGCAATTGAAAAAATGACAGAAGCCGCAAATCTTTATCCAAACCCGGAAAAAAATTCAAGAAAGATAAACCTAGCTTTAAATCAAATGGCAAGAGAATTAATGCTTGCACAATCAAGTGATTGGGCCTTTATTATGACTACACGAACAAGTGTAGAATACGCTGTTAACAGAACAAAAACACATTTGAAACGTTTTCTAGATTTGTATAACATGGTTATTAGTGGTAAAATAGATATGAGAAGACTTTCACATTACAGTTGGCTTGATGATATTTTTCCGGACATTGATTACACTATGTATTTAAAGGTTTAA
- a CDS encoding 2-oxoacid:acceptor oxidoreductase family protein translates to MPAKYFEIRWHARAGQGAKSASQMLAEAALEMGKYVQSFPEYGAERTGAPMKAFNRVSDDPITVHSSVDNPDVVIIIDDTMLGQPMLVDGTDENTVFIVNTVKDIEYVKEKLDTKGKVCTIAATDIALEELKRGIPNTVMLGAIAKVTGVITIESAEKRIRKTFSKKFSEELVEANVRALRRGFEEVKCNG, encoded by the coding sequence GTGCCCGCAAAGTATTTTGAAATAAGATGGCACGCAAGAGCCGGTCAAGGTGCAAAGAGTGCTTCGCAAATGCTTGCTGAAGCTGCTCTTGAAATGGGAAAATACGTTCAGTCATTCCCAGAATACGGTGCTGAAAGAACTGGTGCGCCAATGAAAGCTTTCAATCGTGTTTCAGATGATCCTATCACGGTCCACAGCTCAGTTGACAACCCAGATGTTGTTATAATCATTGACGATACTATGCTTGGACAACCTATGCTAGTAGATGGGACGGATGAAAACACGGTCTTTATTGTAAATACAGTAAAGGACATAGAATACGTAAAAGAAAAATTAGACACAAAAGGAAAAGTATGCACAATTGCCGCAACAGATATAGCACTTGAAGAATTGAAAAGAGGTATACCAAATACTGTTATGCTCGGTGCAATCGCAAAAGTTACCGGGGTTATAACTATTGAAAGTGCGGAAAAAAGAATTAGAAAAACCTTCTCCAAAAAATTCTCAGAAGAATTGGTTGAAGCAAACGTTAGGGCATTACGCCGTGGATTTGAGGAGGTGAAATGCAATGGCTGA
- a CDS encoding 4Fe-4S binding protein, translating into MAELKGWKEIPIGGVIDKPATAKEYQTGTWRVIRPVHQPENCIHCMMCWLYCPDQAIVIEVVDGKPKMKGYNYYYCKGCGLCANVCPKTNDKLPEEKRAIVMKPETEFQD; encoded by the coding sequence ATGGCTGAACTCAAAGGTTGGAAAGAAATACCAATTGGTGGTGTAATAGATAAACCGGCAACAGCTAAAGAATATCAAACAGGTACCTGGAGAGTTATTAGACCTGTCCATCAACCCGAAAATTGTATACACTGTATGATGTGTTGGCTTTATTGTCCTGATCAAGCAATAGTAATTGAGGTTGTTGACGGAAAGCCAAAAATGAAAGGTTACAATTATTACTACTGTAAAGGGTGCGGTCTTTGCGCCAATGTTTGTCCAAAGACAAATGATAAATTACCCGAAGAAAAAAGAGCTATTGTCATGAAACCTGAAACGGAATTTCAAGATTGA
- the porA gene encoding pyruvate synthase subunit PorA: protein MPEVKNRQAVTGAQAVANAMRQINPDVVAAYPITPQTPVVEYFAQYVADGLADTEMIPVESEHSAMSAVVGAAAAGARAMTATAANGLALMHEIVYIAASSRLPIVMPVANRALSGPINIHCDHSDAMAERDSGWIQLWAENAQEAYDFTIMAIRLAEHEDIRLPVMVNFDGFIISHGVEVVDFLDDEVVKKFVGEPKVKYPLLDVDNPVTHGPLDLYDYYFEHKRQQIEAMKHVYKVFNKVAEEFAKISGRKYNILDAYKVEDAEYVMIALGSTAGTIKYTVDLLREEGHKVGVIKPQIFRPFPKTELQGLLNGRKAVIVLDRSASFGAEAPLYEAVKSSLYELAVKPQLGSYVYGLGGRDIKIEHIRKAFEDAFAGNLIADEERYLGLRE from the coding sequence GTGCCAGAAGTAAAAAATAGACAAGCTGTGACTGGAGCACAAGCAGTTGCAAATGCAATGCGTCAAATAAATCCAGATGTGGTTGCAGCGTATCCTATTACTCCACAAACTCCAGTAGTTGAATATTTTGCACAATACGTAGCCGATGGGCTTGCAGATACCGAAATGATCCCCGTTGAAAGTGAACACAGTGCAATGAGTGCTGTTGTAGGTGCAGCTGCAGCAGGTGCAAGGGCTATGACAGCAACAGCAGCAAACGGTCTTGCACTAATGCACGAAATTGTATATATAGCTGCTTCATCTAGATTACCAATAGTAATGCCAGTTGCAAATAGGGCACTTTCTGGACCAATTAATATCCACTGTGATCACAGTGATGCTATGGCAGAAAGAGATTCTGGTTGGATTCAACTTTGGGCAGAAAATGCTCAAGAAGCATATGATTTTACAATAATGGCAATAAGACTTGCAGAACATGAAGATATAAGATTACCGGTAATGGTCAATTTCGATGGTTTTATTATTTCTCACGGCGTTGAAGTTGTTGATTTTCTAGATGACGAAGTAGTTAAAAAATTTGTTGGAGAACCAAAAGTAAAATATCCATTGCTTGATGTAGATAATCCTGTAACACATGGTCCATTAGATTTGTACGACTACTACTTTGAACACAAAAGACAACAAATCGAAGCAATGAAACACGTATACAAGGTGTTTAATAAAGTTGCTGAAGAATTTGCAAAAATTTCTGGAAGAAAATACAATATTTTGGATGCATATAAAGTAGAAGATGCAGAATACGTCATGATAGCACTTGGTTCTACTGCAGGAACAATTAAATATACTGTAGATTTATTAAGAGAAGAAGGTCATAAAGTAGGAGTAATTAAACCCCAAATATTTAGACCTTTCCCAAAAACAGAACTCCAAGGATTGTTAAACGGAAGAAAAGCAGTAATTGTACTTGATAGATCCGCTTCTTTTGGTGCAGAAGCACCTTTATACGAAGCAGTTAAAAGCTCTCTTTACGAATTAGCCGTTAAACCTCAATTGGGAAGTTATGTTTACGGACTTGGTGGTAGAGATATTAAGATAGAACACATTAGAAAGGCATTTGAAGATGCATTTGCTGGGAATTTAATTGCAGACGAAGAAAGATATCTAGGACTCAGAGAATGA